gtgtggccccttgtgccgtctgcttgtgtccccttgtGCCCTTTTTTGTGGGTGAGTGGGTATTTTATGGAAAACTTtaaactccaccccaactgataaggttgtTTTTCTGTTAATGAGCAaagatttagcagtcagaatatttttctgtcggaagatggcactcgtcactaagctataatagacaaatatgtattttgtaaatatgttctgaaaaacaagtcaataTCTCTAGTTGATCGTTAATCAAGGtcgaaccccactaatgtttatagactaggagacttactggaaccatgtatgaaaaaCATGTGGATATTTGTGCAATGTTGTGCaaatatatactgacaagcaacactatttaatagctacatattaatactgattaatacacatgtacacatgtactgattaataataatatatatgtgtacttgaatatataagtaaatacatatgatCAATTTTACACCTATATAATAAAGCACAGACACTTAATATGcattatcaaaatggtgaattcTCTCAGGAAATTGTCCTGACAGGAGTAACTACtgaaatatattattatctaaTGTTGCTTAAGattatgtttcattttttatttttaaaagaaaattattatttattctctcctaaaaaaaaaaagaattaaccaGTGTCTCCATACACTTATAAAGCAGCCAGTATGGTTCTTCTTTGAAAACAACTTTTTAAACAGAGAGGGTTTGTGCAGCCCTTGCAATTCACACTATTAGCAGGAGGCACTTGAGTTTTTGTATCTCAGTCAGACCACTTTCTTTAAAGCAGTGCGGGGGGGGGGAATGTTAAAAAAATCAGAATCTTTTTGCTGttttcatgttgttgttttttttttaatctttttttgacATTATAATTCATATGTTTCAAATGTATAGTTTAAAGGGcaattaaatgcagtagaattgcatactcAACAAGTGCCTGGTAAAAAgacaaatcaaaacaaaaaaatctttgaattttcaaattatttaTTCTTACAAATTTTAAAGTTTCCATTTATTTCCTTGCCCCTTGTATCacatgacagccttcagccaatcacagactcatatatgtatacaatatgaactcttgcacatgctcagtagtaaactGGTGCCACAGAAACTTtccatataaaaaggctgtgcacgaTTTCATAATTTTAAAATTGCGTGCTTTATCTGAAATACAAAACTTTAATTTAATCTGTACCCTTAtaaatttgtaacttttttttaaaatttttcaaccttgttgttttttttattattatttgatttttttaaaatacttttattttgttttcttgatttTTCTTAATCTAAACGTTTTCAAGTAAACCCAACATTAGAAAACAGATATATTAAAATCTATAAATGATTAATTTAATTTGACATTGAATTGTTAAAGAATAagttaataataaacaaaaaaacaaaaaatagatccAGTGTACTTTGTAATTATATATTCCATATTTTCTGCATAAAGGGGCGCTAAAGCCCAAATTAAATTttcttataatatattttttttccgggtttttattttaaatgtaacaacaaaaacacagatgttattttatattatgtacagtAGGGTAATATATTagttaataaataaacatttgataAATAACAATAAATTATTGACAACATTATTATAACAGTTTTGTTGAAATAGCTGGTTACTGAAATAAAATTAACACATCACatgataattattattttaaatgactattttattttctgatattttattttctgatatttaacttaaatattgtaaataattagatttaaaaaaaaaatcctggggAGGAAAGGTTAAACAAAGTATTAAGTAGAATACCCAGACTCTGTGCTTTAGTGCCAGCTGGACACTTAGTGGACCATTTGAGTTCAGGACAATCATGGCTTTTAGGATATTCTACCTTGTCTTGGTCATCCTGGTGCTGGGGGTGACAAAAGCAGCCAGAAAGATGCCCAAACTGGCAGATGCCAAGCTCTGTGCCGACGAGGAATGCAGTCGTAAGTTTACATCACAGTTTTAATGCTATTCTATTTACATAGGTGCTGCTGTTAAATTGGAGCCGTTTTACTGCTTTTTAAGTTGTTGTTTCACATTCTTTTGTTGTCTTAGATCCTATTTCTATAGGTGTAGCATTGGCTGATTACATCCCTCAGGACTGCCGATTCATTCCCATCAGACGTGGGCAAACCATATATATCTACGCCAAACTGAAGGGTAGAGGGCGGTTATTCTGGATGGGCAGTGTGAGTGTCTACTTCTAACTGTGTTACCCCTTAAATAAAAgtggagacttttttttttctctttcacattAGGGGTCTTTAGAATATTTTATCTATATAAGAATATCGAGGTTTAAAGCCCGCCTCTCTATTATGATATATTTTAAGCATCCACAGTAAATGCAAAGAGCTAAAAAATATAATTGAAGATGTGCTCAGTAAGGATTTAGCAATAATGGTTTGTGGGAATTGTAGTCCTAGATATTGACATTGGAGTTTGGAGGGTAGTGAGTACTTGTAGCAGTTTCCAATAGCATATATATGTGGAAGtcagacttaaaagggacattccagtcacaatataaatgcacatagatttattgcatctttgaatagaaacatatttgcactataaatgtattggcaaaaatgcttctattaagagttatcactgttttagtgttaatatttttctctgcaagtgcatgtgaagcatagttagatattttcactgcacccacatttaaaaaaatgcagctgctcagatcatcagtggggcttgtatcatgtcagcaattaacaaattgagtaattaccagatggtacaagcaccttaggctctccgaacaaatgttgtgtttaaaatgctggtgcacggtgcatacttaaatacacttttgaaacagctatagcttttattagaagcatttttgctaatgtatgtaaattacaaaattgtttctgttcaataccgaaatgcacccatgtggtttccaattttggctggactatccctttaatacacaccACACAGACATTAAATACCccacacattatacacaaacactatacacaccAAACATATGCAaagctatatacacatattacagaaacactacacacacacacacacacacatttatatacacagcacaggtacagaacagacagcagcagtgccagcctctctctcacacactactacaccatgacacatatacacaccacaggtacagcacagacagcagcagtgcttgcctctctctcacacactactacaccatgacacatatacacaccacaggtacagcacagacagcagcagtgcttgcctctccctcacacacactactacaccatgacatatatacacagcacaggtacagcacagacagcagcagtgcttgcctctccctcacacacacactactacaccatgatacatatacacagcacaggtacagcacagacagcagcagtgccagcctccccctcacacacactactacaccttgacacatatacacaccacaggtacagcacagacagcagcagtgcttgcctctccctcacacacactactacaccatgacacatatacacaccacaggtacagcacagacagcagcagtgcttgcctctccctcacacacactactacaccatgacacatatacacagcacaggtacagcacagacagcagcagtgccagcctccccctcacacacactactacaccatgatacatatacacagcacaggtacagcacagacagcagcagttcCAGCCTCCACCTcccacacactactacaccatgacacatctatacagcacagacagcagtagTTCCAGCctttccctctcacacacaccactacaccatgacacatatacacagcacagacagcagtagtgaccgcctcacacacactactacaccataacacatctatacagcacagacagcagtagTTCCAGCctttccctctcacacacaccactacaccatgacacatatacacagcacagacagcagtagtgaccgcctcacacacactactacaccataacatatatacacagcacagtgtcagCCTCCCCCCCCTCACATAGACTACTACAcaatgatacatatacacagcacagacagcagcagtgccagcctccccctcacacacactactacaccatggcaGATATACACAACACATGTACAGCACAGACAACAGAAATGCCATCTTCTcctcacactactacaccatgacacagaCAGCAGCACTGTCGGCCTCACCCTTCTGGTGACATAACTAAAAAGTTTTATCCCTGGAATTAAAACACCAAGCCTTTTTCATATAAGAAATTCCCCCTCCCATATACACCtttatattttagacaaggattttgacCCACTCTAAGACAACTCCCTATAGCCTTTGAGTTGCATATGGTAGTGGCATATGAtagaccactccctattgaattgcgTATAAAATTAGGAAACCAAGCTAGTCTCACTCTCTTGTATTCCCCCCTCCTGCTGACGATGGCTAATTTTGGACAAAGCGAGAAAACACACAGAGAATTTGGCTAAGTTTTCTACCTTCTTTTCCTGGGATACAttctctgtgattattttatttagtcAGCAGTTTTGCATCAATTGGGGTTGTGGTAGCGAGAGTTGTCCTGTCTTAATTAGActgttttattgtaaaataaatttgtatattaACCTGTAAATATTCAACTTATTACAACATATGTATTGGTTCCTTTTAACACTCTTTGCAAAAATTATGGACGGAtctgttaggcctagatttagagttcggcggtagccgtcaaaaccagcgttagaggctcctaacgctggttttgggcgcccgctggtatttggagtcagtgattaaagggtctaacgctcacttttcagccgcgacttttccataccgcagatccccctacgccatttgcgtagcctatcttttcaatgggatctttctaacgctggtatttagagtcgtttctgcagtgagcgttagagctctaacgacaagattccagccgcctgaaaatagcaggagttaagagctttctggctaacgccggtttataaagctcttaactactgtaccctaaagtacactaacacccataaactacctatgtacccctaaaccgagctccccccacaccgccgccactcgattaaaatttttaacccctaatctgccgaccgccacctacgttatacttatgtacccctaatctgctgcccctaaccccgccgac
The nucleotide sequence above comes from Bombina bombina isolate aBomBom1 chromosome 7, aBomBom1.pri, whole genome shotgun sequence. Encoded proteins:
- the MIA gene encoding melanoma-derived growth regulatory protein — protein: MAFRIFYLVLVILVLGVTKAARKMPKLADAKLCADEECSHPISIGVALADYIPQDCRFIPIRRGQTIYIYAKLKGRGRLFWMGSVQGDYYGEHAAQLGYFPSSIVEEEHYLMPGKVEVKTDQWDFSCH